The following are from one region of the Ignavibacteriota bacterium genome:
- a CDS encoding T9SS type A sorting domain-containing protein: MKKYLLTLTLILNTITFAQYNPTSPYLINPDLAIGYTDSCANFWIQTWDNSIGGFFTNIDKFGNVITQWGTNKNMLTQSRNAYGMTRAYMLTGDTTYLHYAKIALDWMYLRAWDETYGGWFQELDVNGNPINQTANKTAFYQHYALLGIAAYYEATGDTTAWSWLMKGYQHLENFYWDERPGLEGYFDQTNYTNSTAWNKSFNATVDAITTHLLYLYLMTEEESYKERLLEIAEEIKIRFAASMPQQAIGFVEEFDSDWNWDNSATMTIMGHVLKAGWCLARINQLFPDTSNMSAAEYMINDVWQNGYDHEYGGPYKDFNRITGEMLLWGLQDSAKAWWQMEQAVVAGLQMYNQTGENWYLQMADETINFFMQFFVDHQNGEVYENRKRRGGFAWNEAKGNSGKAGYHSIETGYYTYLYGKLLYHFQPSILHYKFYSLTTDRDINLTPIAINNDALKISEILLDGQVYTDYDPVNRVLHLPSGFGGNFIVRYEPISTDINPDELVTVDGFELMQNYPNPFNPGTTIKYQLPDAVNVSLKIFNSLGEEVATLIDDEFQNTGSHSKLFIVNSTLPSGVYFYRLQAGNYIDTKKMILLK, encoded by the coding sequence ATGAAAAAATATTTACTAACTCTTACTTTAATACTTAACACAATAACATTTGCACAATATAATCCTACTTCACCTTATCTGATTAATCCTGATCTGGCGATTGGTTACACAGATAGTTGTGCCAATTTCTGGATTCAAACGTGGGATAATTCAATTGGTGGATTCTTCACAAACATAGATAAATTTGGAAATGTAATTACACAGTGGGGTACGAATAAAAATATGCTCACTCAGTCACGCAATGCGTATGGAATGACTCGTGCATATATGCTGACAGGTGATACAACTTATCTTCATTACGCAAAGATTGCATTGGACTGGATGTATCTTCGCGCCTGGGATGAAACGTATGGAGGATGGTTTCAGGAACTTGATGTAAATGGAAATCCAATTAATCAAACTGCAAACAAAACTGCTTTTTATCAGCATTATGCTCTACTTGGAATTGCTGCTTATTACGAAGCAACAGGAGACACAACCGCCTGGAGCTGGTTGATGAAAGGTTATCAGCATCTTGAAAATTTTTATTGGGACGAAAGACCTGGTCTTGAAGGCTATTTTGATCAAACGAATTATACAAACTCAACAGCCTGGAATAAAAGTTTCAATGCAACTGTCGATGCAATTACAACACATCTTCTATATCTGTACTTGATGACAGAAGAAGAAAGTTACAAAGAAAGACTTCTTGAAATTGCTGAAGAAATAAAAATCAGATTTGCTGCAAGTATGCCACAGCAGGCTATTGGATTTGTAGAGGAGTTCGATTCTGACTGGAACTGGGATAATAGCGCAACAATGACAATTATGGGTCACGTTTTAAAAGCCGGATGGTGTCTCGCAAGAATCAATCAATTATTTCCTGATACAAGCAATATGAGTGCTGCTGAATATATGATCAACGATGTATGGCAAAATGGTTATGACCACGAATATGGCGGACCATATAAAGATTTTAATCGTATCACCGGTGAAATGCTGCTTTGGGGATTGCAGGATTCTGCAAAAGCATGGTGGCAAATGGAACAAGCTGTTGTTGCAGGATTACAAATGTATAATCAAACCGGTGAAAACTGGTATCTCCAAATGGCAGATGAAACCATAAACTTTTTTATGCAATTTTTTGTTGACCATCAGAACGGTGAGGTTTATGAGAACAGGAAACGCCGCGGCGGTTTTGCTTGGAATGAAGCAAAAGGAAATTCCGGTAAAGCTGGCTATCATTCGATTGAAACCGGATATTACACTTATCTGTATGGAAAACTTCTTTATCATTTTCAACCGTCAATACTTCACTACAAATTTTATTCGTTAACAACCGATAGAGATATTAATTTAACTCCGATTGCTATTAATAATGATGCATTGAAAATTTCTGAAATTTTACTTGATGGACAAGTATATACTGATTATGACCCGGTCAATCGTGTACTTCATTTACCGTCGGGATTTGGTGGAAATTTTATAGTAAGATATGAACCAATAAGTACGGATATTAACCCGGATGAGTTGGTAACTGTAGATGGATTTGAGTTGATGCAAAATTATCCGAATCCATTCAATCCAGGCACTACAATCAAATATCAATTACCTGATGCAGTAAATGTTTCACTTAAAATATTCAACTCACTTGGTGAGGAAGTCGCAACATTAATTGATGATGAATTTCAGAACACCGGTTCTCATTCAAAATTATTCATTGTAAATTCTACATTACCAAGCGGTGTATATTTCTATCGTTTGCAGGCAGGGAATTATATTGACACAAAGAAGATGATATTGTTGAAGTAA
- a CDS encoding biopolymer transporter Tol has product MKQFLILTFLISLFTLGGTFAQFTEFHPELDWFTIKGKHVEVHYHNGAERTAKVVAKIADEVWDPICSLYDYEPDKVHYVIKDLDDYSNGATYFFDNKIEIWTSALDFDLRGTHNWLRNVISHEFTHLVQIQSAMKLSRSVPAVFLQLLNYQEERRPDILYGYPNYVISYPIASVNVPAWFAEGTAQYMRQEFDYDNWDSHRDMILRSYVLDGNMLTWNEMGVFGKTSLGNESVYNSGFALTRYIAQQYGEDKLREISEKLGKLGNFTIDAAFEDVLGKNGNEIYNEWKSFLEKDYSQRVEKIRTNLVEGEMIADKGFGNFYPTFSKDGKKIYYISNKSSDYFSPSSIYEYDLETKTEKSLVVGVRSTYSWIPGTNKILYSRITEDNPNWYNVHDIFIYDVDEDEETRLTENLRANQPDVSGDGKKITFLFQKDGTTNLGIIDIDGKNFKALTEFSNGEQVYNPKFSNDDSFIIFDYSYHQTRDIAKVDVDGSDFEFVIQTNKDERNPTFDKNGNIIYASDETGIFNIYSLNGSTKEKKQLTNVLGGAFMPAIDENGKITYAGYTSSGYKIFLIDNDEQIDVVEGNSYVWRKNPPLDLSKPNGDIGKFNVDSLKNFNDYETPEYVETKYSGAFSTLSFFPYIRFDNYNTENSFWQRIKPGVYVASNDMLNRYSIFAGADINAVWERDLFFIFEYKNKLPLLSLIGLRPELSAELYSVSRKSDVDVLFGADTVNGNVSYDQIIPTEVTYNLLEFDFAARHQIINRYNDLELRFIFSRYTATLASFIIPTDGEPILYPTSDDTYFIGRDFRVSYNFEALKPTRDTDINPVGMSLDIIYDYEWNEFNDEGEYVIEDGLLVPSYNDYNFHRILFDGSLYSQLWGDHTLTTRLVGGTILGPAVPDFFDFYLGGLIGMKAYPFYSISGNEIAWVNFTYRFPLWRNIDYKLSFLYFDKIFLSFHFDYGNAWTGNFTSFSDFKKGAGAEIRLDMNSYYLFPTAIFFNASYGFDKFDKVVEQGVATYGKEWRFYGGILFGFDIVNSKTAFTNPNRLR; this is encoded by the coding sequence ATGAAACAATTTTTAATATTAACTTTTTTAATCAGCTTATTTACTCTTGGTGGAACATTCGCCCAGTTCACAGAATTTCATCCTGAACTCGATTGGTTTACAATCAAAGGCAAACATGTTGAAGTCCACTATCACAACGGAGCAGAACGAACGGCAAAAGTCGTAGCCAAGATTGCGGATGAAGTCTGGGATCCGATTTGCTCTTTGTACGATTACGAACCTGATAAAGTGCATTATGTGATTAAAGATCTTGATGACTACTCAAACGGTGCAACATATTTTTTCGATAATAAAATTGAAATCTGGACAAGCGCACTTGATTTTGATCTTCGCGGAACTCACAACTGGCTTCGTAATGTAATATCACACGAATTCACACATCTTGTTCAGATACAATCAGCGATGAAACTTTCACGTTCAGTCCCTGCGGTCTTTCTTCAATTATTAAATTATCAGGAAGAAAGAAGACCAGACATTCTTTACGGCTATCCGAACTATGTAATTTCTTATCCAATTGCTTCAGTGAATGTACCTGCCTGGTTCGCTGAAGGAACTGCACAATATATGCGGCAGGAATTTGATTATGATAACTGGGATTCTCACCGCGATATGATTTTACGCAGCTATGTTCTCGATGGAAATATGCTGACCTGGAACGAAATGGGTGTATTCGGTAAAACAAGTCTTGGCAACGAATCAGTTTACAATTCAGGTTTTGCACTGACACGATACATTGCCCAGCAGTATGGTGAAGATAAGTTAAGAGAAATATCGGAAAAGCTCGGCAAGCTCGGTAACTTTACAATTGATGCAGCTTTTGAAGACGTTCTTGGTAAAAATGGAAATGAAATTTATAACGAGTGGAAAAGTTTTCTTGAAAAAGATTACTCACAGCGGGTTGAGAAAATCAGAACAAACTTAGTTGAAGGAGAGATGATTGCTGATAAAGGATTCGGGAACTTTTATCCGACATTCAGCAAAGATGGAAAAAAGATTTACTACATATCAAACAAGTCATCTGATTATTTCAGTCCTTCTTCAATTTATGAATATGATTTGGAAACAAAGACAGAAAAAAGTTTAGTAGTGGGAGTCCGTTCAACTTACAGTTGGATTCCCGGTACAAATAAAATTCTTTACTCAAGGATTACAGAAGACAATCCAAACTGGTACAATGTTCACGATATTTTTATTTATGATGTTGATGAAGATGAGGAAACAAGGTTAACGGAAAACCTTCGTGCAAACCAGCCGGATGTTTCAGGTGATGGTAAGAAAATTACATTTTTATTTCAGAAAGACGGAACTACCAATCTTGGAATTATTGATATAGATGGTAAAAACTTCAAAGCTCTTACTGAATTTAGTAATGGTGAGCAAGTTTATAATCCGAAATTTTCAAATGATGATTCATTTATCATATTTGATTATTCATATCATCAGACAAGGGACATTGCAAAAGTAGATGTTGATGGCAGCGATTTTGAATTCGTCATCCAGACGAATAAAGATGAAAGGAATCCAACATTCGATAAGAATGGAAATATTATTTATGCATCCGACGAAACCGGTATCTTTAATATCTATTCATTAAATGGTTCAACTAAAGAAAAGAAACAGTTGACGAATGTTCTTGGCGGCGCTTTTATGCCAGCTATTGATGAAAATGGCAAAATCACTTATGCAGGCTATACTTCTTCAGGATATAAAATTTTCTTAATTGATAATGATGAGCAAATAGATGTTGTGGAAGGTAACTCTTATGTATGGAGAAAAAATCCTCCGCTCGATTTATCAAAACCAAATGGCGATATAGGAAAGTTTAATGTTGACTCCTTAAAGAACTTTAATGATTATGAAACACCTGAGTATGTGGAAACAAAATACAGCGGCGCATTTTCAACATTAAGCTTCTTCCCATATATCAGATTTGATAATTACAACACTGAAAACAGTTTCTGGCAGAGAATAAAACCCGGCGTTTATGTTGCGTCAAATGATATGCTGAACCGTTACTCAATCTTTGCAGGTGCAGATATAAATGCAGTGTGGGAACGTGATTTGTTCTTCATCTTTGAATATAAAAATAAACTTCCATTATTAAGTCTTATTGGATTAAGACCGGAACTTTCCGCAGAACTTTACAGTGTCAGCAGAAAATCTGATGTGGATGTTCTGTTCGGTGCCGATACCGTGAATGGAAATGTTTCCTACGATCAGATAATTCCGACTGAAGTTACTTACAATCTGCTTGAATTTGATTTTGCTGCAAGACATCAGATAATTAATCGTTATAACGATCTTGAGCTCAGATTTATTTTCAGTCGTTACACTGCAACACTAGCTAGCTTCATAATTCCAACTGACGGTGAACCAATTCTATACCCAACTTCAGATGATACTTATTTCATTGGGAGAGATTTCAGAGTAAGTTATAATTTTGAAGCACTTAAACCTACACGTGATACTGATATCAATCCTGTTGGAATGTCACTGGATATAATTTATGATTATGAATGGAATGAGTTTAATGATGAAGGTGAATATGTAATTGAAGATGGATTACTTGTACCAAGTTACAATGATTATAATTTCCATCGCATTTTGTTTGACGGAAGTCTTTATTCACAACTTTGGGGAGATCACACACTTACAACACGTCTGGTTGGTGGAACAATTCTCGGTCCTGCTGTTCCTGACTTTTTTGATTTTTATCTCGGCGGTTTGATAGGAATGAAAGCTTATCCTTTTTACTCAATAAGCGGAAATGAAATTGCCTGGGTTAATTTCACTTATCGCTTCCCGTTATGGCGAAATATTGATTATAAATTGAGCTTCCTCTATTTTGATAAAATATTTCTCTCATTCCACTTTGATTATGGAAATGCGTGGACTGGAAACTTCACATCATTTTCTGATTTTAAAAAAGGCGCCGGTGCTGAGATCAGACTCGATATGAACTCTTATTATCTTTTCCCGACTGCTATTTTCTTTAATGCTTCTTATGGCTTTGATAAATTTGATAAGGTCGTTGAACAGGGTGTTGCAACTTATGGCAAAGAATGGAGATTTTATGGTGGAATTCTTTTCGGGTTTGATATTGTTAATTCGAAAACAGCTTTTACAAATCCAAATCGTTTAAGGTAA
- the upp gene encoding uracil phosphoribosyltransferase, translated as MKSTFKNLIIIQHPLVKKDVTILRDKKTNAEIFRAAVTRISNIMAVEISNSFSLKEVKVETPLEKTIGYKLQQDIVLIPVLRAGLGMVEGFLQLIPNAKLGHVGLERNETTLQPNSYYLKTPKNLKNSEVILLDPMLATGGSASAAINYLKKRGAKNIVFACLIAAPEGVDKLLKEHQDLIIFTSVLDRQLNKKGFILPGLGDAGDRTFGTL; from the coding sequence ATGAAATCAACTTTCAAAAATCTTATCATCATTCAGCATCCATTGGTAAAAAAAGATGTGACTATTTTACGTGATAAGAAAACAAATGCTGAAATATTCAGAGCAGCAGTGACGAGAATTTCTAATATTATGGCTGTTGAGATCAGCAATTCTTTTTCTCTTAAAGAAGTAAAAGTTGAAACTCCTCTCGAAAAAACTATTGGTTATAAATTACAGCAGGACATTGTCTTAATTCCCGTGCTTCGTGCAGGTCTCGGAATGGTTGAAGGTTTTCTACAGTTAATTCCGAATGCAAAACTTGGTCATGTTGGATTAGAAAGAAATGAAACAACTCTTCAACCAAATAGTTATTATCTTAAAACACCAAAGAATCTAAAAAACTCGGAAGTGATTTTGCTCGATCCAATGCTTGCTACAGGTGGAAGCGCATCTGCTGCAATTAATTATCTGAAAAAACGAGGTGCTAAAAATATTGTATTTGCCTGCTTGATTGCTGCACCGGAAGGGGTAGATAAACTTCTAAAGGAACATCAGGATTTGATAATATTTACATCCGTACTTGATCGTCAGTTAAACAAAAAAGGATTCATACTTCCGGGATTGGGTGATGCAGGAGACCGCACGTTTGGTACGCTATAA
- the der gene encoding ribosome biogenesis GTPase Der: protein MKTPLVVIVGRPNVGKSTLFNRLVGKRDAIVDNVSGVTRDRIYGEADWAGKKFQVIDTGGYVPESEDVFETAIREQVEIAISEADSIIFVVDVRDGILPTDKEIMTMLRTSGREFFLLVNKADAPGFDAAASEFYKLGVKKIYPVSALSGRNLGDLLEDVTDGFSEQEKPEEDPRLKIAIVGRPNVGKSSLVNSLLGEERSIVTDIPGTTRDSIDTILKYYGEEIVLIDTAGLRKKKKVQESIEFYSNIRTLKAIGECDVAVVMIDSVIGLEKQDQKIIDEVVRWRKGLIIAINKWDLVEKDSNTSAMYEKLLHQKMGAIDYAEIIFISALTKQRIFKLIELSKQVSGERKKKIATKALNEFLLSEIEKSPPHTTPSGKEVKIKYITQIGEHYPIFAFFCNYPKHVGDNYKRFLEKLIRSRWGFKGVPMTLSFKSKSSTQE, encoded by the coding sequence ATGAAAACACCTTTAGTTGTAATAGTCGGAAGACCGAACGTCGGAAAATCTACACTCTTCAACAGACTTGTTGGAAAAAGAGATGCGATTGTTGACAATGTAAGTGGTGTTACTCGAGACAGAATTTATGGAGAAGCGGATTGGGCTGGTAAAAAATTCCAGGTAATTGATACTGGTGGTTATGTGCCTGAAAGTGAAGACGTTTTTGAAACTGCAATCCGTGAACAGGTTGAAATTGCAATTAGTGAAGCTGATAGTATTATATTTGTTGTTGATGTTCGCGACGGTATCCTTCCAACCGATAAAGAAATAATGACAATGCTTCGCACTTCCGGTCGTGAGTTTTTTTTGCTTGTTAATAAAGCAGATGCACCGGGCTTTGATGCTGCTGCATCAGAATTTTATAAACTCGGTGTCAAGAAAATTTATCCGGTATCCGCGTTAAGCGGAAGAAATCTTGGTGATTTACTTGAAGATGTAACCGATGGCTTTTCTGAACAGGAAAAACCTGAAGAAGATCCAAGACTTAAAATTGCAATTGTCGGAAGACCAAACGTCGGAAAATCATCACTCGTAAATTCACTACTTGGCGAAGAAAGAAGTATAGTGACAGATATTCCCGGAACAACCCGCGATAGTATTGATACGATCCTGAAATATTACGGTGAAGAAATAGTTTTGATTGATACAGCAGGACTTCGTAAAAAGAAAAAAGTTCAGGAAAGTATTGAATTTTATTCTAATATAAGAACATTAAAAGCTATTGGTGAGTGTGATGTTGCAGTTGTAATGATCGATTCAGTAATTGGTTTAGAAAAGCAGGATCAAAAAATTATTGATGAAGTTGTTCGCTGGAGGAAAGGATTGATCATTGCAATAAATAAATGGGATCTTGTTGAAAAAGATTCCAACACTTCAGCGATGTACGAAAAATTACTTCATCAAAAAATGGGTGCTATCGATTATGCGGAAATAATTTTTATCTCTGCACTTACGAAACAAAGAATCTTTAAACTTATTGAGCTCAGTAAGCAGGTTAGCGGAGAACGGAAAAAGAAAATAGCTACTAAAGCACTGAATGAATTTCTTCTGTCTGAAATTGAAAAATCACCGCCTCACACAACACCATCGGGTAAAGAAGTTAAAATAAAATACATTACCCAGATTGGTGAGCATTATCCCATCTTTGCATTCTTTTGCAACTATCCAAAACACGTCGGAGATAATTACAAACGCTTCCTCGAAAAGTTGATTCGAAGTCGTTGGGGATTTAAAGGAGTTCCGATGACACTTAGCTTTAAATCAAAATCATCAACGCAGGAATAA
- a CDS encoding FAD-dependent oxidoreductase, whose amino-acid sequence MKRPVKIIVVGGNAAGPAAAAKAKRFNPNAEVILYEGNEFISTGTCEMPYVLSGEIENINKIIYFNPSTFQREKNVKVFIKHFVEEIDTKKKIIIVKDLIENKIIKQDYDKLILCTGSKAKTLPDFDTHIKNIFNLKNVNDLRRLDEYIRLNKVGKAAIIGSGFIGLEATEALVKRNIKLKIFEKEAKPFPIADKEFSDEIQNILTQNRVEFFSNIEEIEPVITEDKLVAVRIGEKFIETDLVLMTIGFEPENFLTQSVKLEIGKSGAIKVDQYLKTSDRFIFAAGDNVEVLNAVTDKPDYIPLATHAYSLGRIAGENAAGGNVKYDPIINNISVKIFNKYFVQVGLTSGEATKSGFEFETSFIKTKNLVDVMPESEFVIGKLVVDKQNKRILGASFFGGREVSGYADLISALIKLKAPASILSKINYNYTPPLSPFVNILSLLGKKFTQL is encoded by the coding sequence ATGAAACGACCTGTAAAAATAATTGTTGTTGGTGGAAATGCTGCTGGTCCTGCTGCCGCTGCAAAAGCAAAACGATTCAATCCAAACGCTGAAGTAATTTTGTACGAAGGAAATGAATTCATTTCGACAGGAACTTGTGAAATGCCTTATGTGCTGTCTGGTGAAATAGAAAATATTAATAAAATTATCTACTTCAACCCTTCAACATTTCAGAGAGAAAAAAATGTTAAAGTATTTATAAAACATTTTGTCGAAGAAATTGATACTAAAAAGAAAATAATCATCGTAAAAGACTTAATTGAAAATAAAATAATCAAACAGGATTATGATAAGCTTATACTCTGCACAGGTTCAAAAGCCAAAACATTACCCGACTTTGATACGCATATAAAAAATATTTTTAATCTCAAAAATGTAAATGATTTGAGAAGATTAGATGAATATATCAGACTAAATAAAGTTGGAAAAGCTGCAATTATCGGTTCAGGATTTATTGGTTTGGAAGCAACAGAAGCTTTAGTAAAACGAAATATCAAACTTAAAATTTTCGAAAAAGAAGCAAAACCATTTCCGATTGCAGATAAAGAGTTTAGTGATGAAATCCAAAATATATTGACTCAGAACAGAGTTGAATTCTTTAGTAATATTGAAGAGATCGAACCGGTTATTACTGAAGATAAGCTTGTAGCAGTACGAATTGGTGAAAAGTTCATTGAAACAGATTTGGTTTTGATGACTATCGGTTTTGAGCCGGAGAATTTTTTAACACAATCTGTAAAACTTGAAATAGGAAAGTCCGGAGCAATCAAAGTTGATCAATATTTAAAAACATCGGACCGTTTTATTTTTGCTGCTGGTGATAATGTTGAAGTTTTAAATGCAGTTACTGATAAACCGGATTATATTCCACTCGCAACTCATGCTTATAGTTTGGGTCGTATTGCAGGAGAGAATGCTGCAGGTGGAAATGTAAAGTATGATCCAATCATTAATAATATTAGTGTGAAAATATTTAATAAATATTTTGTTCAGGTTGGATTAACTTCAGGTGAAGCGACCAAATCCGGATTCGAGTTTGAAACTTCTTTTATTAAAACGAAAAACCTGGTTGATGTTATGCCCGAAAGTGAATTTGTAATTGGTAAATTGGTTGTTGATAAACAGAATAAACGAATTTTAGGTGCATCATTTTTTGGTGGCAGGGAAGTTTCTGGTTATGCTGACCTGATATCGGCATTAATAAAATTGAAGGCTCCGGCATCTATTCTTTCAAAAATTAATTATAATTATACACCACCGCTTTCTCCGTTTGTAAATATTCTAAGTTTACTCGGTAAAAAATTTACTCAATTATAA
- a CDS encoding tetratricopeptide repeat protein, translating into MQETARLVRYKIFLFFITFLISINTSAQVYPDKVIDSLLRSGINQIVNQHYDSAEKIFNKLNNDYPNLPLGKIYLAANKIAETYDYAKEFDEEFILNKLESAKDQAEKLLKKDQSNIWYRYFYALAEGYISYFEAINGSWLSALSSGVSSISEFEKILTIKQNFFEAYIAIGTFEYWKSRKMEFMDWLPFASDTKNTGIDLLVIATDSATYNTYLAMNSLIWIYIDQERYNDAISVAEKALKEFPDSRTFKWGLARAYEEKNPSMAIQLYKEILVSYPSSVTNNNKNIITLKHLIAQQYAKIGDRKNALKYCEEILSIKNLPQEDDSELGERIERVKSLKKELSKSN; encoded by the coding sequence ATGCAGGAGACCGCACGTTTGGTACGCTATAAAATATTTTTATTCTTTATTACATTCCTGATTTCTATTAATACTTCTGCGCAGGTTTATCCGGATAAAGTTATTGATTCGCTATTGCGTTCCGGTATAAATCAGATTGTCAACCAGCATTACGATTCTGCCGAAAAAATTTTCAACAAGTTGAATAATGATTATCCAAATCTACCTCTGGGAAAAATTTATCTTGCTGCAAATAAAATAGCTGAAACTTACGACTATGCTAAAGAATTTGATGAAGAGTTTATACTTAATAAACTTGAGAGTGCGAAAGATCAGGCTGAAAAGCTATTGAAGAAAGATCAATCGAACATTTGGTACAGATACTTTTATGCTCTCGCGGAGGGTTATATCTCTTATTTTGAAGCAATAAATGGCAGCTGGTTATCAGCACTTTCATCAGGAGTAAGTTCTATATCCGAATTTGAAAAAATATTAACTATCAAACAAAATTTTTTTGAAGCATACATAGCCATCGGAACTTTTGAATATTGGAAAAGCAGAAAAATGGAATTCATGGATTGGCTCCCATTTGCAAGCGATACAAAAAATACAGGTATTGATCTCCTGGTAATTGCCACAGATTCAGCAACTTATAATACTTACCTGGCAATGAATTCATTAATTTGGATTTATATTGATCAGGAACGATATAATGATGCTATCAGTGTTGCTGAAAAAGCATTAAAAGAATTTCCTGATTCAAGGACTTTTAAATGGGGACTTGCAAGAGCATACGAAGAGAAGAATCCTTCAATGGCAATTCAATTGTATAAGGAAATTCTGGTATCATATCCATCATCTGTAACAAATAATAATAAAAACATAATTACACTTAAGCATCTGATTGCTCAGCAATATGCAAAGATAGGCGATCGGAAAAATGCACTTAAATATTGCGAAGAGATTTTGTCCATCAAAAATTTACCTCAGGAAGATGATAGTGAACTTGGTGAGAGAATTGAAAGAGTTAAATCATTGAAGAAAGAACTGAGTAAAAGTAACTAG